CAAAAGCGGATTACACAGATTGTCTTGGATCGATAAATACTAAGGCTATTCTGACAAAATTGTTATAGACAAATATTCCCTATTTTGTCGTAGAAACGAATTTAGTTTGGGGATGCAAAGGCTTGCTATGGCGGTGTGGTATGGCAATCAAGGACTGTCCATCCGACTGTTGCGAAGATGTACGACTGATTTACAACGCGAAACGACTGTCATCGATCCATTCCGAATCCCAGAGAGAAAGGCCGTTGTCTTTCAGCTTAACTATAATATTGTTTCATCAGGCGAAAAAATGCGATCGGAAGTCATCACAATGCTGTGACCGGCTGGAAATTTGCAGGGGTTTGTATACCTGGgggaaaaaacaattttaaaaaaaaattgaattttctaAAAGGGAAGATTCACTTGATTGTAGTCGCTTCCTCATTTTATGGCAGAAAGTGAAACCTAAACCGTTATTTCCGTATCGGAAGTACACATGCTTACGTGCCTAGTATCATTAACATTTTCTGTACTTGCCCGTGTGACGTGTTTCCGGTTGTCACAAAACCGGAAGTTTATCTGTTACGTTGTGCTCAGTGCACCTTAAACATTTTTGCGTAGCTTAAAGAAGGGCTTAGCCTTAtcctttcttttgatttgaGTTCCGAGGTTAGTCGCTAATTTAAATGGAAATAGCGGATTTATGTTTAACCTGGCTGCTGTCGTCAGCTGAGTTTTGTCGAAGTTTCACCCTTGCTAATTGTCTTCCATTCTCTTCTTTGCGATAAGATGTAAAGGCATCCGTAAGAGTGCTCCATGTCTCCGAATCATTTCCCAGGAACTCATCTTTTAACTCCCCTAAGGCCGTGTAGATCCCAGTAGATGTATGGAAGTCAGGTCTGCCATCTCGATTGGAACTGTCAGGCGACAGAAAAGACGGACTTTCGGGTAGTATAGCGAAAAACTGTCTatatttcctttcaatttcaTTGGCAACGTCTGGAAGACAAGAAACAGCATCTGGTTGGTCTCTTACATTGTCAAATAACTTGCAAATCTCCctgtttgctttttctttggcGATCTCTTTCGCTTTCGCGTGAAATTTCTCGAGAGCTTCCTTAGCTTCGACATGGTGATAGTAGTCAGTGTTGGGTAATCTCAGATGTTTTGGCCCAAGAATGTATCGTCGAAGGctaattgaaagaaaaagaatcagCAAGGCTGTGAGCATTAGAGTCCAGCCCGCAATTTGACTTCGGGTTTTATAGATTTCCTCCAACTCTCTCGACCTCCATCCAAGGTTGAGGTAGCATTTTTGAGTGGTATTATTCATTGGGCTTTCACCCTTCAAAGGCGGGCCAAAGAAAGCGCATGTGTAGTACTTCTGTTGTAGGAAAGACAGAACCAACCAGGCCGTGGGAGCGATGGCTGCTCGAAGGAATACCTCCATCGTGATAAAAAATACTTCG
This sequence is a window from Acropora palmata chromosome 9, jaAcrPala1.3, whole genome shotgun sequence. Protein-coding genes within it:
- the LOC141893394 gene encoding calcium homeostasis modulator protein 5-like, producing MNTILPSVITLLRNSKRSLMYVSIAAITMGVQELFESVVFSCPCEGHFAYGMTFLFLPALILFLPGILLDGTFWTPTRKRKPQTHLRRCFEVFFITMEVFLRAAIAPTAWLVLSFLQQKYYTCAFFGPPLKGESPMNNTTQKCYLNLGWRSRELEEIYKTRSQIAGWTLMLTALLILFLSISLRRYILGPKHLRLPNTDYYHHVEAKEALEKFHAKAKEIAKEKANREICKLFDNVRDQPDAVSCLPDVANEIERKYRQFFAILPESPSFLSPDSSNRDGRPDFHTSTGIYTALGELKDEFLGNDSETWSTLTDAFTSYRKEENGRQLARVKLRQNSADDSSQVKHKSAISI